The Glycine max cultivar Williams 82 chromosome 17, Glycine_max_v4.0, whole genome shotgun sequence genome contains the following window.
TAGACATATCCTTCATGGAACTTTGATTCTCAATGAGGTTGTGGAGGAAGTTAAAAGATGTAAGAAGCCAGCTTTGGTATTTAAGGTAGATTTCGAGAAAGCATATGATTCTGTTTCATGGTCATTCCTGGATTACATGTTGGATAGGATGGGTTTCAATTTTACATGGAGAAAATGGATCAATGCTTGTTTGCAATCTGCCACTATATCAATCCTAATAAATGGCAGCCCTACAAAGGAATTTGTTCCCACTAGAGGTTTGAGACAAGGGGATCCTCTAGCCCCCTTGCTCTTCAACATAGTGGCTGAAGGCTTGACTGGAATGATGAGGGTTGCAATAGCTAAGAACTTGTATAGAAGTTTCCAGGTAGGGAAGCAAAATGAGCAGGTCAATATTCTGTAATATGCAGATGACACAGTATTTGTGGGGCATGCTTCATGGGATAATGTCATTGCTTTGAAGGCTATGCTGAGGGGTTTTGAATTGGCATCTGGATTGAAGATTAAATTTGCAAAAAGCCAATTTGGGATTTTTGGAGCTGAGGCTAACTGGATTCATGAGGCAGCACAATTTTTGAACTGCAGACATATGGAGACTCCTTTCTATTATCTGGGCATCCCCATTGGGGCAAAGTCTACCAGCAGTTTGGTGTGGGAACCGCTGATCAGCAAATATGAAGATAAGCTATCTAAATGGAACCAGAAAATTTTATCTATGGCTGGGAAGGTTACTCTCATCAATTCTGTCCTCACTGCTCTATGGCTGGGAAGGTTACTCTCATCAATTCTGTCCTCACTGCTCTACCCATTTatactttatcttttttcaagCTTTCACGAAGAATAGCTCTCAAACTTGTCTCCTTGCAAAGGAACTTCCTGTGGAGGGGTGATCAAGGGCATAAGAAAATTCCTTGGGTGAAATGGGAAGTAATATGTCTCCCTAAGGAGGATGGGGGTCTTGGGGTCAAAGATATTTCCAATTTCAATACAGCTTTGATGGGTAGATGGGTATGGGCTCTTTCTTCTAATCATAATCAGCTGTGGGCCAGAATTTTATTGTCAAAATACGGTGGATGGTCAGATCTTAGTAGTGGGAGGGATAAATCGTGGCATTCTCAATGGTGGAGGGACCTTCGAAAGATATATCAACAGCCTGAGTTCAGTATTATTCAGCAGCAGATGGTATGGAAGGTGGGAGgaggggaaaaaataaaattctggaAAGATAATTAGTTGGGGGAAGATTATAAACTTGAACAGCAATTCAATCAGTTATTTCTGATTAGTGATCAGCAGAATAGTACCATATCCAACATGGGAACCTTCTCCCAAGGCAATTGGTGTTGGGACCTAAAGTGGAGAAGGAATCTATTTGACTATAAGCAACATACAGCTGTGACATTCATGGAAGCAATTACTGACATTCAAATCCAGCCTCATATGCAAGATATTAGGGTCTGGAAAGCTGATCCCAGTGGTATATATTCTACTAAGTCAGCCTACAGACTATTGAGGACCAGCAATCCAATTCCGGAGGCCAACATCTTAAAGACTATATGGAAGCTGAATGTACCCCCAAGGGCTGCGATTTTCTCTTGGAGACTTATTTTAGATAGATTGCCCACTAGAGGAAATCTCCTTCGAAGAAATGTGCAGATGCAGGATAATTCATGCCCTCTGTGTGGGAATGCTCAAGAGGAGGTGGATCATTTGTTCTTCAATTGTAAAATGACTTTAGGGCTTTGGTGGGAATCTATGAGTTGGAATCAGATGGTTGGCACCATTGCATCATCTCCAGCATCACACTTTGTCCAATTTTGTGAGGGTTATGTCGTAGGGCAAAAGCAATCTCATCGATATGGATGGTGGGTAGCATTGACTAACTCTATATGGAAGCATAGAAACCAGTTGGTATTCGAGGGCAATCACTTCCAACCATCTAAAGTGTTGGATGATGCTTTATTCCTCAAATGGTCATGGTTAAAGACCAGAGAGAAaaattttagtatttctttCAACCAATGGTCTTCTAACCTTGTGGATTATTTTAGTTGATATGGGCTGGGTATATTGACTTTTTGTAATGGGTTGGATATATTTATCCTCTGTAGTGGGATTAATGGAGGGTTTTGTTTATGTTGGGAGGCGACACTCTAAATGTCCTGTAATTATGTATAATTcatcagtacctctggtactgctATGAtctcattaataatatatatatatgtttgccttccaaaaaaaaaacggaTGTATTTTACACTGTCACCTaccaataaaacaaaaaagtggcACAATTTTGATTTCTAATTATGAATCTACAGCCAATACACTAGGTACAAACTAGAAAAACAGCAAGTTTAGAATATAATTTAAGGTTCACGCAGTATATGTTGAAGGATATTTAGTAACCTAACCTGCTCAAAGACAGCAGGTCCCATTTGACATGAAACTGTTCGTGACCAAATAAGTGTGTAGAGCTTCAAGGATTCTCCATCAAGTATCCCAGAAAGCATTGCTGACAAATCATCAACAAGTAATATTATTAGCAGTCACCCTAGGCAAACCATTCaagtaaaatattcaaaaaggaAGCATGTGTCATAATACATGGCAACTTGCATATGTCAGTTGGTCTAATGGCTTCATGGGCTTCTTGTGCATTTTTCACCTTTTTATAATACTTTGGTGCACTTTGCGAGACAAAATCTTGTCCATACCTGCATATAGTAAACTCTTGTTCATGCACatgaaaaacaatcaaaaatTGCTTAAGCCACATAAACTAagcattcaaatttaaaataataatgcaaCATCAGACAAGGTAAGGCTGTTTAGTTAACTGTCTTCAGATGTGTTTATTACTGCTATATAGCAGAATTGAAGAGCTTTTACTCTGATGCTATATTCTATAGATTGGCTGTACTTTTTGAAGTTTTAAGAGCATAACTATTATATTCCCACATAACCTTCTTGCCTtcctttcaaattaaaattcatctatcaaaatattttgaagacTATATAGTATGTTATACACTAACATCACTGTAGCTGTAAGGTTTAAATCCCAACTTGCATGTTTGTTGGCAAAGTGTACCTTACATGAAATTTTTAGAAAGGGGATATGGACCTAACTCAACCCTACAAAACCAGCTTGTAAGGTGAGGGTTATCCCCACTTATATACTATAATTAGGCCTTACCACTAGGCGATGTGGGACTAAACCACCACCCTTGAGGTTTCAATTAAGTCAACCCCAAAGAGGCCGCAACTAAGGGAGGCTACAGGGTCTACAATTAAGGCGGCTTTCTAACACTCTCCCTCACGCCCAAGACATCCAGCCTGTAGCGTGCCAAATGCAAGTGGCCCACCAATGGATTTAGGATTGGCTCTAATACCATCATAGAATGTAGGTTTGGGCTTAACTACACCCTAAAAGCTAGCTCATAGGGTGAGGGTTTCCCCCCACTTATTTATTCTATCTTGGCACTATCTctagccgatgtgggacttcccaaTACACCGCCTCACGGCAAACACTTTTGGGCTAGGTGTGTGGAAAATATGGTGAGTGGTCCATTAATGAATCTAGGATAAACTCTGATATcatcttaaaattgttttttttttttttttgctcagcaaagataagtaattatattaatgaaacacagtaccagaggtactgaaatACATATGTAATTGGATAGCCTTACACATGGTTCCTAATCAGACTAAATAGAGTCTAGAGTGGAACCAAAACAGGCTACCCTGCCATACTACCATTAAGCTGCTACTAGTTTATATGAATTGACTTTCCTAATACCAAAACCCTTCTCTAATATTACTAGTTCACTGATTAAAAGGTATTGAGAAATCCTTCTCCAAATTCGATAGCCATGTCCACAATAGAAAGGATGCCTCATCCATCATTTTGTTACTATCATAGGAGTCGTTAGAGAAGATGATCTTATTCCGCTGCTGCCAAACGGTCCATGTTACGGCCAGCCACCAACATTTCCATCTAGTCATCCTTATCCCTCCAAATGTGATGAAGCCATGTTGGAGGAAATGTTGCCTTGGGTCTTTTGGGTAAGCTCCAGAGATATTCATCTTAAAATTGTGGGTTTTGGCCTTTTTagcctaactcaaccctacaAAATCGACTTTTAAAGTGAGGATTGTCTCCCCTTATTACACTTCGCATAGTGATAAAATGATAATACATTAGTAATAACGAAACTTTGATGGCAAACATACATAGAAACTATAAAGGTGTATGGAGAAATGCACATCACCTTTCAATGATCAACGAGCGTATACTAGCAACAACTTCATCAGAAATCTATGGAAGAAAATACAGtgagttgttaaaataaaagcaATCATCTGTAAACAAAATTACTGGGTTCACATAAGGAAGGTTTAAACTTGCCATCCACACATGCAAACCCACgagaaaaaatcaaaattgtgaTCTAGTATAGGAAGAATCGTGGGAGATTAGTGATCACGTTTAAACAGATAAGATTCATGAAATGGTTGTTACAAAAGAGAAATGGGTGGGAGGGGCGGGGGGTGGTGGACAAATAAATGATATATGGATATAGAATGCATCTAGAGTAGTTTACAACATTCCATCACATTCATGCAACCAAAGTGATACCTACATGGAGTCCATCAGTTCTGATATATGTTATCAGACCCACTGCTATACCATCAGACAGTTCAACTCCCTCGTAGAGCTTCTGTGCAAGCTGCACTCAGAAGGCAAATTGAGATTAATGATAAAAGTAATTCTAgaagacttaaaatttaaacataattaaatattaattacacaGGAAAGGCAAATCTTATTCATTACAGCTGTGAATAAGTAAGTAAATAAATtaggaataaataaaaattgtagtaCCTTCATTGTGTGACTTGCCGTGAAATGCAACTTGTTTGCAGCATCTTGCTGAAGTGTCGATGTTATATAAGGTGTAGGAGGATTTCTTCTACTTTTGCTTTTTTTCAAGCTAACAACATGAAAATCAGCTGAGTTTATAGTGCTTTGAATATCTCTAGCCTCAGTATCAGAAGTAATCGAAAACTGATTCAACTTTTTTGAATCAAAATGGGTCAAGTGAGCAGGAAAAGTAAGGTTCTTGTTTGATCTCAgctctttctttttcaattgaACCTCTACAATCCAATACTCCTTTGGTTTAAATTCATCAATTTCCATTTCTCTATCACATATAAGAGAAAGTGCAGCAGATTGAACTCTTCCAGCTGATTGGCAACCTGGTAACTTCCTCCATAGTAATGGTGAAATGCTAAACCCAATCAAGTAATCAAGAGCCCGCCGTGCAAGGTAAGCTTGAACCAAATTTATGTCAATCTCTCGCGGTGTTTGTAGGGAACCTTTTATAGATTTTTCAGTTATTTCGTGAAAGACTACTCTtgctaaagaaatattatcatgTAGAGCACCCTGTTGTTGTAACATCTCAATGATGTGCCAAGCAATAGCCTCCCCCTCACGATCAGGATCTGATGCAAGAATAAGGTTTTCTGCTCtgtcaaataacataaaatgaattaaacaggATAAATGCTGTCAACCACCTATGATGCACATATACTTCAAAATTGGCAACATATACATACTGTACCTGTACTACTGGAAACCCGATATGCGTATTATTATATGGCTGTCTCAGTATAAACACTTGATTGTGTTACGTTCAAATCTTTTCATACATTTTATATACGGATGATAAAGGGATTATCataacttaaatataatatttttatttaaatttgattatgattGTTGGAGATTGAAGTATGTTGTTGAGatttaaatcatattaatagTAAATCAATGTATCATAGGAAATagtgttattttaatttgtgtctTGTGATTGTGAATTGTATTTGTCATTATTATCTTGTAATCCTCCTGCCTATAAATGGAAACATTGCTAATGCTAATCACTGGAGCCAATTCAGAAAATTCTCTGCATTTCTTATTCCTCACAATGATTATGTTTTTCCAATAAACTTTTCAAGAGGATAAAGACCCAAATGGTCAATACTCAGCACAAAGTGCTAACAATCTGCTGATGGGGGAAACAATAGAGGAGAATCAGGATGGAGTTTATGAGGAATTATGGAAATTAAAGATTCCAAGCAAAACATCATTCTTTGCATGGAGGTTAATTAGAGATCGACTGTCAACAAAATTAAATCTGTGAAGGAGACATGTAGAGACTAATGATATGCTATGCCCATTCTGCAGGAACAAGGAGAAGGATGTAGCTCATCTAATTTTTCACTGCAGCAAAATCCTCCCTATATGGTGGGAATCTTTGTCTTGGGTGAACATCTTAGGTGTTTTCCCGCAAAATCCGAGGCAACACTTCCTTCAACATGTACGTGGGCTGGATGATGGAATAAGGGTTAACAGGTGGAAGTGTTGGTGGATGGCTCTAACATGGACTATATGGCAGCATAGGAACAGGATAGTTTTCTCCAACGACACCTTCAACAGCAAACTGATGGATGATGCAATATTCTTACTTTGGACATGGCTCAGAAATATGGAGAAAGATTTTGTAAtccattttaatcaatggtcaaGTAACCTTAGAGAAGGTTTTGTTATCAGTGGAGGATAGCAGTTATAGTATCTGATTAGCCTATATTAAAATGTATCTAGCTTTTGGTTCTTATATAGACTGTTTCAAGTCTGATATTTGGAACCAAATGACTGGACAATCCCAAATATGTAACCtttgtacctctggtactctgatatatatctaatttatctttgctgataaaaaaaaaggaggatAAAGACCGATAGTAAGACAATGATGATGGAAAGCTAATATAAATGTcagcaatattaaaaaaataaagaaagaaaaataaaatgataaaatctaagcgatttataaaaataattatatttttcataatatattgTGCTGTGCCTGTGCTCtcagttttcaaaaaaataataccgTATTTATACACCATAATGCACCCAATACTCTTACCCATACCCATGCATACAAAATAATACCGTATTTATACACCATACAAGTAATCATGAAACATCTCCATTACTCTAATAACATCATATAGAACAACTAACACCAACATTAGCTCCCAACAGATTATATACCAAAACGCACACACAGACATACACCAACAAAATCACCACTATAACCATCCAATGCTGCAAAAAACAATAGCAAGTGGATGTGAGGGATGGGAAAATGTACCCGCTCAGTGCAACCTTGATGCTCTTCAGATGAGTCCAAGCAGGCGATGGAACCTCCCACACCATACTAAAATCATCATCAGGTCGCACTGATCCAGACCTTGCAGCCAAGTCTCTTACATGACCATAGCTTGGCAAGACTTCATACATATCACCAAGGTATCTCTTAATAACCTTCGCCTTTGTAACAGACTCCACAACCACCACAGACTTTCCAGTGGGAGGATACAATGGCTTGTACGTAAAATTCCATAGGGGTTTTGCCTCTTCAATTAGACTAGAATtcccatttttcttcttcactttgtcCTTCGCAGAAGCAGAATTCTCTGTTATTTCTTCAATAGCACTCTCAGTCAAACTCTTCTGAAGAACCACAGTTTAGTGTCATTCTAGGAAGCACAAACACAACATGGGACACAAATTTGATGACAAAAATACAGCAAATTTTTAAATCCATAGGATACAAACACAACCATAATacacaacataaaaaattatccaccattaacataaaaaaaaaaaaaaaaaaaaacttagctcACAAGAGagaattaatgttttaaaataaacactAGTCGCAGACATAATAAAACACTAAAACCtatcatattattattgtattttcaattatatatttgcataaaaatttaaaaaataaaagtaaaaaatttataataatacaaCTAAAAGTATTCAAAGTATTCATGCTGTAAATGTCTAAGACAATAAGAACTATAGTTAGAAGAAAATGAGTTGGTAATTAATGTCCTCTCGTATGCTAAAACCTTCTTATACAACTTATACTTATACCcttgaattattataaaatttctctTGTGTAACTTCTCCCAAAGCTGAATCTAACtaatgcataagctaattttaactcATGGAATAAAGCTTAATTCAGtttaccttctttttttttcttttttttttgtctactaTAAGTGTTTATcgagaaatttatccaaactaTCGATTACTAACCTTCGAATCCTTCTTCTTGTTCCCTTTGGAAGATTTTTTAGAAGCTTCAACAGCACCATCCTCTTGCGTCGACGTCGTCTTCTTCTGCTTCGCCGTTTTCTTCTTCACACTCTTCTCGTCCTCTTCGCCACTCGCAGCGGCGCGTGACgatcccttcttcttcttctcgcCCAAACTTCCCTCAGAAGCAGCCGCATTGTCAACCTCTTTCGACGCGGCGTCGTTTACCGCACCTCCGTCCTTCTCCTTTCCGCGAACGACGGCAGCCCTTACTTGCCGCTTCTTCTGCTTGCCACCATCAGTCGCGGGGCGCGTGGCGAACCTCCTCGAGAAAACGCCGCCGCCAAACGGCGTCGTGGAGTTCAAAGCAAACTGCAAACGGAAATTACCAAACGACGTCGCGTGGCACTTCGCGGTAACTCTTGGAGGGAAGAGAAGACGAGTTCGAAATTGGACGGTGGCGCCGGTGAGAGATGACGTGGCGTGCGGCGCGAGAGCGATTGGTGGAGTCTGGATCGCCCTGAACTGCAACTACAATGCGACGACGTCGTTTCGCAAGCAAAAACACAATTACGTTATTATTGAAAGGATAATCAAAATAaggaaaattagaaaatttaagggaaaattaaaaagagagagaCCATGAAGTGGCAGAAAGAGAGGGGGTGTGAGGAAGGTacggaggaggaggaggtggtggtggtggagaagaaggtTCGGTGAAGTTGAAGaatcattgttgttgttgttcatttCATTGTTGGTTACTTGGTTTGTTAATGCGATGAGTGAAGTGAAAGAGAGGGTTTAAGAGTAACGGCACATGGAGCTGTCTCGGCCAGGGATAAAGGCGAAAGGTGTATATACATCATCGgtttttggttatgtttatgtTATCTCTGCGTTTTAGAACGGGGAGAAGAGCCTAAGATGGGCCGGGGCTATTTTCGGACGGGAGAGATgtggaattttatttttgcaatttttttttaaaaaaagatagtcAAACATCCCAATAGGAAAACAGGTCATCCAACACttagatttttattaatttttagataaatagtcattttcatcctttaatgtataaatcatataaaaattcgtctatgaaaaattaaaattcaaaatataatatttaaaagggtaaaaagtacaacaaattttttgttgaacttaaATATCAGTATGTTTTAATTATACTAATTTATTAGACCCCAAATGTTTATtagtaaaacaaatatattaatatgattatataaaacgttcaaaaaattaacctaaaactGGAATATGGTACAATATTATACATTAAATAAGAGACTTATTCTAATAAGATTCCAATTAACGTCATCGAGCACTTTTCTTTgggtattttatattattgtaaattttaaaataaattaaataatatagatgcaaattttaaaactaaatataaagaaaaccactctttttttaataaagctatatatatatatatatagtattccAAATGAAAGTATAGCATACTTAAGATGAAATACATTCATAAAGTAATTGAATATTAAATTcatctttaaattttacaattctttaactatcattttagtttaccttaaataaatgactacgTTTACATtctaaatgataataaaagtaaatttgttgaaactatttacttttttttgttttttaggcaattttttatGCACATGtatatcttttttcttaaaaaataaccttacaaTCTTGTTTTAAATATAGTCATAATTAAAGCTTTTTCATTCCTTCCCAAGTTTGTTTAGTGTATATCATATCACTTTCACAAATTCAAGTTGAATGAGTTGTGCCTTTTGAGttaccaataaataaataaaaaaaagagtaaatagtcaattttgtctttgaatgtgtaaatcattgaaaaatttgtccctaaaatattaaaatacaaattttgggggaaatttaacctaaaattatgtttttttacccttaaatgaaacGTAATTTGAGTTCTAACAAATTAGTCTAATAGAAATATACTGAATTAAggtccaacaaaaaaattactgacaCTTACGTCTAATAAAAAACTACTGACATTTTGATACAACAGAAAATTACTACATTTTGATACAATAgaaaattactgacatttttGTCCGATGGAAACATGTAACGCCCTGAAATTTCAATAACTAATAGATGTTAGATGTATTTCTtgtattatttgattaatttgaattaCTTGAGATGTTGTGTGAATTATCTCTGTGCGATTGTTTGGTGTGGATGTtaggttatgtggagtttgattAACCTATGTTGGAAATGTGATAATTCAAGTGTGACCCAAAACTTATTTCCATAAAATCACAATCCTAGAGTTGTTAATCGTTGAATCACCTTCAAATTTGCATTGTAGGATCCTAACCCAAGTCTACATGCTTTTACCGTTGGAATTGGCAAAATAACATCTTGCTTAGCGAGacaagtgcgctaagcgcaatttcaACTCGAGGAGATAATTCGCTTAGTGAGATTAGCGCACTAAGCACAATTCCAGCTAGCAGAGAAATTGCACTCAACACCAAAAGTTGAATTTCGCTCAGCGAAACAAGCTCACTAAGCGAGATctgcaaattataaatatgttctcAAGCGTGAAAAATACGATTTTCACCCATCTCTCTCTAGACTCTCACCCAAACCTTAGAaactcctccaccaccacccacgaccaccggTGACTGCTACGAGTCGCTATTGCTTGCCACCGGACTACCGCACGGAGATGAGCGCTTTAATTAGAACAGAATCTTCAAAATTCACCTCAAGGATTCAGTAGAGAACATAGCTCTCAACCCTTCCTTCGTGGTTTCTTCATGGTAACCATGAATCCCTTGTATtttcctagttagtttgagtttcttTCAGTATCTCTTGTGATTTGGGCACCATAATaagatgtttttacacttcctttgaaaaaactttggaaatgagacgttgtaaaagttaccattttataaaattgatgttgtttttgtgACAT
Protein-coding sequences here:
- the LOC100788049 gene encoding DNA topoisomerase 1 isoform X2, which produces MILQLHRTFFSTTTTSSSSVPSSHPLSFCHFMFRAIQTPPIALAPHATSSLTGATVQFRTRLLFPPRVTAKCHATSFGNFRLQFALNSTTPFGGGVFSRRFATRPATDGGKQKKRQVRAAVVRGKEKDGGAVNDAASKEVDNAAASEGSLGEKKKKGSSRAAASGEEDEKSVKKKTAKQKKTTSTQEDGAVEASKKSSKGNKKKDSKKSLTESAIEEITENSASAKDKVKKKNGNSSLIEEAKPLWNFTYKPLYPPTGKSVVVVESVTKAKVIKRYLGDMYEVLPSYGHVRDLAARSGSVRPDDDFSMVWEVPSPAWTHLKSIKVALSGAENLILASDPDREGEAIAWHIIEMLQQQGALHDNISLARVVFHEITEKSIKGSLQTPREIDINLVQAYLARRALDYLIGFSISPLLWRKLPGCQSAGRVQSAALSLICDREMEIDEFKPKEYWIVEVQLKKKELRSNKNLTFPAHLTHFDSKKLNQFSITSDTEARDIQSTINSADFHVVSLKKSKSRRNPPTPYITSTLQQDAANKLHFTASHTMKLAQKLYEGVELSDGIAVGLITYIRTDGLHISDEVVASIRSLIIERYGQDFVSQSAPKYYKKVKNAQEAHEAIRPTDICKLPSMLSGILDGESLKLYTLIWSRTVSCQMGPAVFEQIQLNIGNPDKSIILRSSSSRVEFPGYRAVFTDIVTEAVQDKDSDEFSRDQTFGVLNSLKTGDPLHVVQTEPNQHHTQPPPRYSEASLVKKLEELGIGRPSTYASTIKVLQDRNYVTVKSRVLSPEFRGCMVSAFLSHHFSEVMDYGFTADMETELDNVSGGLTEWKGLLRDYWTRFKSYCERTSNVHIHQVEKMLEKKFGDYLFASLPDQSRVCPSCMEGTLIFKVSRFGAGYFIGCDQHPRCKYIAKTLYGTEEEEDASQPNSRVEEPKLLGVTSGSYEKVLLKSGPYGVYVQLGEDRKGYIPKRASVSHIKDVDSITLKDALEVLQYPLTLGNHPKDGQPVILKLARAGLCVRHRRTVASVPKNVKPSDVTLEKALEYLSGDDVRRSGRPKGKSKVQEVEVIEAF